From Toxorhynchites rutilus septentrionalis strain SRP chromosome 2, ASM2978413v1, whole genome shotgun sequence, a single genomic window includes:
- the LOC129771824 gene encoding nucleolar MIF4G domain-containing protein 1 homolog — protein sequence MKIRPQKHARLGFSGKSKKERRSNQPKTRKEIRKEKRQQKKINRFAYHSRKKSDRYQHGSEQNNEDEIQKKQKRAPKRDSDEEDDEEMDEFEDEEIESDAADDEPYEEEPKEQPTVGGMKSQLEQEREEELRELQKYERGLKDKRISQLQAANEEDELIIRKYEKLLKINRRKDKSGVPKSFNDGLDYALELCTEDNVRKMYEAAKEAAEIEQNSEDEFADDVEEALGTKKGRKEAGKQRKKKAKRSQQEVDKKKMEQLKEIEKKYLGDDEVDSLDGFDSELEIELDDNAQEDYSENDELYESEEDELVSENEIKLKKSNKSKKVDKKKNSKSKTSDKKNKRKEITEPESDPEEDSEFEEDVFGGSDSDEFAAEENKKAHKKSSKKVTFADKKGNGTSKSSKIKEKKQRKDFDSDPEEDSEFDEDVFGGDDSDEFVTEDNEETLENSSRKVKFVKNESKSESEFSRNKKKKRKEDPESDPEEDSEFDEDVFGGDESDSDGSGSDAEGVEDKAEESKQPNDVWEDIYGRKRDKQGNVIIEKSTSGKYVPPHLRARMEAGQSNDPKKQEKLLRLKRQLKGQINRLAESNVHRISIEMDNLYMQNARFDMNSTVTSLVLEALVSPSLAPDRMVLEHMLLITILHANVGSEVGSHFLETVVQRFDSLLERIDSFDVEDKTLDNCVLILCHMYTFQIFKNKLVYDVIDQLLAKFNEKSVECILLVLRSIGFVLRKDDPLALKEMIQKVQKRAAEAPAELKSDTRVKFMLDTLLAVKNNNMNKIPQYDSTLVEHFRKILKGMITSGKYVSSLNIGLDDLLNVDERGKWWLVGSAWHGNKDGKEGGRNSASSEQPGGFSQQLLDLARKQRMNTDDKRNVFCAIMSAEDYLDAFDKILRLAIKDQRVVVSVIIHCCLSEKDYNPYYSVLSQKFCEYDRRYQLAAQFAIWDRLKEIHSLKQVPAKNLAKLLTHLIGEGGLALSVLKVIEFAEIDKVTLRFVRQIMLGLLLLEEENKCLQVFNRIAPSLKLKEFKDSLRLFLHHFLLKGSDKSNVPEEQLQLLQQRIKMAEHMLHTSDSRVLF from the exons ATGAAAATTCG ACCACAGAAACACGCTCGTTTGGGCTTCTCCGGTAAATCAAAAAAAGAACGTCGTTCGAACCAGCCAAAAACCCGAAAGGAAATTCGCAAGGAGAAGCGGCAACAGAAGAAAATTAATCGATTCGCCTATCACAGCAGAAAAAAGAGCGACCGGTATCAGCATGGTAGCGAGCAGAACAACGAAGACGAGATACAGAAGAAGCAAAAACGGGCCCCTAAGAGAGACAGCGATGAGGAGGATGACGAGGAAATGGACGAGTTTGAGGATGAGGAAATTGAATCCGATGCTGCTGATGATGAGCCGTACGAGGAAGAACCCAAGGAACAACCGACTGTTGGTGGAATGAAAAGTCAGTTGGAGCAGGAACGCGAGGAAGAATTGCGCGAGCTTCAGAAGTACGAGCGGGGTCTGAAGGATAAGCGAATTTCACAGCTGCAGGCAGCAAACGAGGAGGATGAACTGATCATTCGCAAATATGAGAAATTGCTGAAAATAAACCGAAGAAAGGATAAGTCCGGCGTGCCGAAGAGTTTCAACGATGGTTTGGATTATGCGCTCGAGCTCTGCACGGAGGATAATGTTAGGAAGATGTATGAAGCCGCCAAAGAGGCGGCAGAGATTGAGCAGAACTCCGAAGATGAATTTGCGGATGACGTGGAGGAAGCGCTGGGTACGAAGAAGGGCAGGAAGGAAGCTGGTAAGCAGCGGAAGAAAAAAGCAAAAAGGTCCCAGCAGGAAGTGGATAAAAAGAAAATGGAGCAGCTGAAGGAGATTGAAAAGAAATATCTAGGTGATGACGAGGTGGATAGCCTGGACGGTTTCGATTCCGAGCTGGAGATAGAGTTGGATGACAACGCACAGGAAGATTATTCAGAGAACGATGAATTGTATGAATCAGAGGAG GATGAGCTTGTCTCGGAAAACGAGATAAAGCtaaaaaaaagtaacaaatcGAAAAAAGTCGATAAAAAGAAGAATTCCAAAAGCAAAACTTCGGAcaagaaaaataaacgaaaggaAATAACGGAACCAGAATCCGATCCTGAAGAAGATTCTGAGTTTGAAGAAGATGTTTTTGGAGGGAGTGATAGTGACGAATTTGCTGCGGAAGAGAATAagaaagctcataaaaaaagCTCCAAGAAAGTAACGTTTGCCGATAAGAAAGGCAATGGTACAAGTAAATCTTCgaaaataaaggaaaagaaacAAAGAAAGGATTTCGATTCTGATCCTGAAGAAGATTCCGAGTTCGATGAGGATGTTTTCGGAGGGGACGATAGTGACGAGTTTGTCACTGAAGACAATGAGGAAACCCTTGAAAATAGTTCAAGGAAAGTGAAGTTCGTTAAAAATGAAAGCAAAAGCGAATCAGAATTTTcgagaaacaagaaaaagaaacgaAAGGAGGATCCCGAATCAGACCCCGAAGAAGATTCTGAGTTTGATGAAGATGTTTTTGGGGGCGACGAATCAGATTCAGATGGTTCAGGGTCGGATGCCGAAGGCGTTGAAGATAAAGCAGAAGAATCAAAACAACCCAACGATGTGTGGGAAGATATTTATGGCCGCAAACGGGATAAACAAGGAAATGTTATCATAGAGAAGTCAACCAGTGGCAAGTATGTACCTCCTCACCTGAGAGCTCGCATGGAAGCCGGCCAAAGCAATGACCCTAAAAAACAGGAAAAGTTACTCAGACTGAAGCGTCAACTCAAGGGTCAGATAAACCGTTTGGCAGAATCTAATGTTCATAGAATTTCCATTGAAATGGACAACTTGTATATGCAGAATGCGCGTTTCGATATGAACAGCACTGTGACAAGTTTGGTGTTGGAAGCACTTGTATCCCCCTCACTCGCTCCggacagaatggttctggaacaCATGTTGCTGATAACCATTCTTCACGCTAACGTTGGATCCGAAGTGGGCAGTCATTTCTTAGAAACCGTCGTTCAAAGATTCGATTCGTTGCTCGAGCGAATTGATTCCTTTGATGTGGAGGATAAAACCTTGGATAACTGTGTACTGATCCTGTGTCATATGTATACgttccaaattttcaaaaacaaattgGTCTACGATGTCATCGATCAATTACTCGCCAAGTTTAATGAGAAATCCGTGGAATGCATATTGTTGGTGCTACGCTCGATTGGCTTTGTGCTTCGGAAGGACGATCCACTGGCACTGAAGGAAATGATCCAGAAAGTACAAAAGCGGGCGGCCGAGGCTCCGGCGGAACTGAAAAGCGA CACGCGCGTTAAATTTATGTTAGATACCTTGCTGGCCGTGAAAAATAACAATATGAACAAGATTCCACAGTACGATTCCACGCTGGTGGAACACTTTCGTAAAATTCTCAAAGGTATGATCACCAGCGGCAAGTACGTGAGCAGCTTGAACATTGGGCTGGACGATCTGCTCAACGTGGATGAACGCGGGAAATGGTGGTTGGTTGGTTCCGCGTGGCACGGCAACAAGGATGGGAAGGAGGGTGGTAGGAATTCTGCCTCCAGCGAACAGCCGGGTGGTTTCAGTCAACAACTGCTGGATCTAGCTCGCAAACAGAGGATGAACACCGATGACAAACGGAACGTTTTCTGTGCGATAATGAGTGCCGAAGATTATCTGGATGCCTTCGATAAGATTCTCCGATTGGCCATCAAGGACCAGCGAGTGGTGGTTTCGGTCATCATTCATTGCTGCTTGTCGGAAAAGGACTACAATCCTTACTACAGCGTGCTGTCGCAGAAGTTCTGCGAGTACGATAGACGCTATCAGTTGGCCGCACAGTTCGCCATCTGGGATCGACTGAAGGAAATTCACTCCCTCAAGCAAGTCCCAgcgaagaatctggccaaactTTTAACTCACCTCATCGGAGAAGGGGGCCTAGCTTTATCGGTGCTGAAGGTAATCGAATTCGCCGAAATTGACAAAGTGACGCTGcgatttgtgcggcaaattatGTTGGGACTTTTGCTTTTGGAGGAGGAAAATAAATGTCTTCAGGTGTTTAACCGAATTGCCCCCAGCTTGAAACTGAAAGAATTCAAGGATAGTTTACGGCTATTCCTGCATCATTTTCTGCTCAAAGGAAGCGACAAATCGAACGTTCCCGAGGAGCAATTGCAGCTGTTACAACAGAGGATAAAGATGGCCGAACATATGCTGCATACTTCCGATTCGAGGGTATTATTCTGA